The Oryza glaberrima chromosome 9, OglaRS2, whole genome shotgun sequence genome includes a window with the following:
- the LOC127784226 gene encoding probable L-type lectin-domain containing receptor kinase S.7, whose product MAPPPPRTPLLVAAVLLLLLPQATPIATASPVAFSFPSFSLRNLTLLGGASLRATSVSLPPPSSRALFPLPLPFPRNASFSTSFVFASPAAARPASSLSFLLLPDLLAEGLAAKNRSLPLELTFDASRNLVSASSAGVDVDGNSTAAVDLRNGNEVGSWVVYDASLARLEVFVSHASLRPPTPALAADADSIAARFAEFMFVGFEVTSSSGNGSSDGGFLIQSWTFQTSGMPAVDPASRSSHNVSDSVDSAPALDGLAGHKDGRRRWLALGLGIPLPIVFLGAVTVFVVMSLKKWGSGFKKGLGAKAAVGKPRQYTYQHLFSATKGFDPSLVVGSGGFGTVYKAVCPCSGVTYAVKRSKQSRDSYNEFNAELTIIADLKHPNLVQLQGWCAEKDELLLVYEFMSNGSLDMALHPCSEAECHVPLSWAQRYNVAVGIACAVAYLHEEHDKQVIHRDIKCSNILLDSHFNPRLGDFGLARLKDPNTSPRSTLAAGTVGYLAPEYLQMGKATEKSDVYSYGVVLLEICTGRRPIESAAPDSMNMVNVVDWVWNLHSKGKVLDAVDPTLNGEYDAGQMMRFLLVGLSCVNPFSEERPVMRTVLDMLEGNSGLLSVPRKKPLLVFVPNAPIDLEGIVSECNQSTVSSGLYELKIDLN is encoded by the coding sequence AtggcgcctccacctccacgaacacctctcctcgtcgccgccgtcctcctcctcctcctcccgcaggCGACGCCGATCGCCACGGCGAGCCCGGTGGCCTTCTCTTTCCCGTCCTTCTCCCTCCGCAACCTCACCCTCCTCGGCGGGGCCTCCCTCCGCGCCACCTCCGTctccctcccgccgccctcctcccggGCCCTCTTcccgctccctctccccttcccccgcaacgcctccttctccacctccttcgtcttcgcctcccccgccgccgcgcgccccgcctcgagcctctccttcctcctcctccccgacctGCTCGCCGAGGGCCTCGCCGCCAAGAACCGCTCGCTCCCGCTCGAGCTCACCTTCGACGCGTCCAGGAACCTCgtctcggcctcctccgccggcgttgACGTCGACGGGAACTCCACCGCCGCGGTGGACCTGCGGAACGGCAACGAGGTCGGTTCTTGGGTCGTCTACGACGCGTCCCTGGCGCGCCTGGAGGTGTTCGTCAGCCACGCGAGTCTGCGGCCGCCCACGCCCGCgttggccgccgacgccgacagcATCGCCGCCCGCTTCGCCGAGTTCATGTTCGTCGGCTTTGAGGTCACGTCTTCGTCAGGAAACGGGAGCAGCGATGGCGGCTTCCTCATCCAGAGCTGGACCTTCCAGACGTCCGGGATGCCGGCCGTCGACCCGGCGTCTCGGTCATCGCACAACGTGTCCGACAGCGTCGACAGCGCTCCGGCGTTGGACGGCCTCGCCGGCCACAAGGATGGGCGTCGCAGATGGTTGGCACTGGGGCTTGGCATCCCCTTGCCCATTGTGTTTCTTGGTGCAGTCACGGTGTTTGTGGTAATGTCGCTGAAGAAGTGGGGGTCAGGGTTTAAGAAGGGTTTGGGTGCAAAGGCCGCAGTGGGTAAGCCAAGGCAGTATACCTATCAACATCTCTTCTCAGCGACAAAGGGGTTTGATCCTTCTCTGGTGGTTGGCAGTGGTGGTTTCGGTACTGTGTACAAGGCAGTCTGCCCGTGTTCCGGGGTCACATATGCGGTCAAGCGGTCGAAGCAATCCAGGGACAGCTACAATGAGTTCAATGCTGAGCTTACCATAATTGCTGACCTGAAGCACCCCAATCTGGTTCAGCTCCAAGGGTGGTGTGCTGAGAAGGACGAACTGCTGCTTGTGTATGAGTTCATGTCAAATGGTAGCCTGGATATGGCTCTCCATCCTTGTTCTGAGGCTGAATGTCATGTCCCTCTCAGCTGGGCTCAGCGGTATAATGTGGCTGTCGGCATTGCCTGCGCGGTTGCATACCTACATGAAGAACATGACAAGCAGGTGATCCACAGGGACATCAAGTGCAGCAACATACTTCTTGACTCACATTTCAACCCAAGGTTGGGGGATTTCGGGCTTGCAAGGTTGAAAGATCCTAACACAAGCCCTCGGTCGACCTTGGCAGCAGGGACTGTCGGTTACCTTGCACCTGAGTACCTCCAGATGGGGAAAGCCACAGAAAAGAGTGATGTCTACAGCTATGGGGTTGTACTGCTAGAGATCTGCACAGGGAGACGGCCAATTGAGAGTGCAGCACCTGACAGTATGAACATGGTGAATGTTGTTGATTGGGTTTGGAATTTGCACTCGAAAGGCAAGGTTTTGGATGCTGTGGATCCAACGCTGAATGGGGAATATGATGCAGGGCAAATGATGAGGTTTCTCCTTGTCGGTTTGAGCTGTGTGAACCCATTTTCAGAAGAGAGGCCTGTCATGAGGACCGTTCTGGATATGCTGGAGGGCAATAGTGGGCTGCTGTCTGTTCCAAGAAAGAAGCCACTGCTGGTATTTGTTCCAAATGCCCCTATTGATCTTGAGGGAATAGTCTCGGAGTGCAACCAGAGTACAGTTTCAAGTGGTCTCTATGAATTAAAAATTGATCTAAACTAG